A genomic region of Laspinema palackyanum D2c contains the following coding sequences:
- a CDS encoding aminopeptidase P N-terminal domain-containing protein has product MQMSTPATSLATALQQRRSKLANEVATPVILWSGSPCSRNFPANVYPFRPSSHFLYFAGVSLENAAIRLEGGRLELFMDDPHPGSTLWHGEMPKRSQVAEAIAADAAFPLSELKSRSQNAATVAASDLKTRMEQADILDRPVGLFPDQGNPTVAGDRELALAIAQLRLIHDESAIRELLQAAACTVQAHLVGMMSTRRAQTEAMVRAAMEGAIMAQNFTCAYNSIVTVEGQVLHNQHYHNPLQPGDLLLVDVGAETATGWAADVTRTWPVSGQFSPTQRDIYEVVLAAHDACIEQVGPGVEYADIHRVAAVAIAEGLVNLGILRGNPEDLVEMDAHALFFPHGVGHLLGLDVHDMEDLGDIAGYQEGRDRSDRFGLCYLRLNRTLQPGMLVTIEPGFYQVPAILNDPQRREQYDGVVNWDKLAQFHDVRGIRIEDDVMVTQEGREVFTAALPVQAQKIEQIVRG; this is encoded by the coding sequence ATGCAAATGTCCACTCCTGCAACTTCCCTGGCAACCGCCCTACAGCAACGCCGCAGCAAGCTGGCAAATGAAGTTGCAACTCCCGTGATTTTGTGGTCAGGAAGTCCCTGTTCCCGCAATTTTCCGGCGAATGTTTATCCCTTTCGCCCAAGCAGTCATTTCTTATATTTTGCCGGAGTCTCCCTAGAAAATGCGGCCATTCGTCTGGAAGGGGGCAGATTGGAACTGTTTATGGATGATCCCCATCCCGGTAGTACCCTTTGGCATGGAGAAATGCCGAAGCGATCGCAGGTTGCCGAGGCGATCGCCGCAGATGCGGCATTTCCCCTTTCCGAGTTAAAATCTCGCAGCCAAAATGCTGCAACTGTTGCTGCATCGGATTTGAAGACGCGCATGGAACAGGCGGATATCCTCGATCGCCCGGTGGGATTGTTTCCCGATCAAGGCAACCCCACAGTTGCTGGCGATCGGGAATTGGCCCTGGCGATCGCTCAATTACGTCTAATCCACGATGAATCCGCCATTCGAGAACTGTTACAAGCGGCTGCCTGTACCGTCCAAGCTCATCTCGTGGGAATGATGTCCACTCGACGGGCTCAAACTGAAGCAATGGTCCGCGCTGCAATGGAAGGGGCGATTATGGCCCAGAATTTTACCTGTGCTTATAACAGTATTGTCACGGTTGAGGGGCAGGTTCTGCACAATCAGCATTACCATAACCCCTTGCAACCGGGAGATTTGCTGTTAGTGGATGTGGGGGCAGAAACTGCCACAGGTTGGGCCGCAGATGTCACGCGCACCTGGCCGGTTTCCGGGCAGTTTTCCCCCACCCAACGGGATATTTACGAGGTGGTTCTAGCGGCCCATGACGCCTGCATTGAGCAGGTGGGTCCTGGGGTGGAATATGCAGATATTCATCGGGTAGCAGCGGTGGCGATCGCTGAAGGATTGGTAAATTTAGGAATTCTGCGTGGCAATCCCGAGGATTTAGTGGAAATGGACGCCCATGCCTTATTTTTTCCGCATGGGGTGGGACATCTCCTGGGATTGGATGTTCATGATATGGAAGATTTGGGAGATATTGCGGGATATCAGGAGGGTCGCGATCGCAGCGATCGCTTTGGTTTATGTTACCTGCGTCTGAACCGGACGCTACAACCGGGAATGTTAGTCACCATTGAACCGGGATTTTATCAAGTCCCCGCGATTTTAAACGACCCCCAACGGCGTGAGCAATATGATGGAGTCGTCAACTGGGATAAATTAGCCCAGTTTCACGATGTCCGAGGCATCCGCATTGAAGATGATGTCATGGTTACCCAAGAGGGTCGGGAAGTTTTTACGGCTGCCTTGCCGGTGCAAGCGCAGAAAATCGAGCAGATTGTTCGGGGTTGA
- a CDS encoding TetR/AcrR family transcriptional regulator, with protein MNIFTRSQPAETDTRTRILNAAQRLFAQKGYNGTTTRDLAQSASVAEGTLFRHFANKKAILVELATEGWIEILTDLLTELSEMGSYQAVAQVMRRRMLNIHKNADLMRVCFLEAQFHPELRDRIQAEVISKMTDVAEAFFETAMERGIYRPMNPRLVAHVFLGMFAVAGFSQQTLLENDSSPKAMQEMAEGLADIFLHGVLVPPQNE; from the coding sequence ATGAATATATTTACTCGCTCCCAACCTGCTGAAACCGATACGCGCACTCGGATTTTAAATGCGGCGCAGCGGTTATTTGCCCAAAAGGGTTACAACGGCACCACCACCAGGGACCTCGCTCAATCTGCTAGTGTAGCTGAAGGAACCCTATTCCGTCATTTTGCCAATAAAAAAGCAATTTTGGTGGAGTTGGCAACGGAGGGATGGATCGAAATCCTCACGGATCTGCTCACGGAACTCAGCGAAATGGGCAGTTATCAGGCGGTAGCGCAGGTGATGCGGCGGCGGATGTTGAATATTCACAAAAATGCGGATTTGATGCGGGTTTGCTTCCTGGAGGCTCAGTTTCACCCGGAGTTACGCGATCGCATTCAAGCCGAGGTGATTTCCAAAATGACCGATGTCGCTGAGGCATTCTTTGAAACCGCAATGGAACGGGGAATTTATCGTCCCATGAATCCGCGCCTGGTTGCTCATGTGTTCCTCGGAATGTTTGCCGTGGCAGGGTTCAGTCAACAAACCCTCCTGGAAAACGATTCCTCTCCCAAAGCGATGCAGGAAATGGCGGAAGGATTGGCCGATATTTTCCTGCATGGCGTCTTAGTGCCACCCCAAAACGAGTAA
- a CDS encoding DUF4332 domain-containing protein, protein MNASKSGSVRPLKPSHWPIAQLPGVSSQDQNLLENCGITTTRELLRRGKTPEQRQAIASELGIHLQYVNKWVAMAELASVPTVGCEYCGLLLHAGIASIAQLADLPIHRLHQQLLRVQVANLQRRDLCPSVDEVTRWIQQARTLVKG, encoded by the coding sequence ATGAACGCATCTAAATCGGGGTCAGTGCGCCCTTTAAAACCGAGTCACTGGCCGATCGCCCAATTACCTGGGGTCAGTTCCCAGGACCAAAATCTACTGGAAAATTGCGGGATTACCACCACTCGGGAACTGCTGCGCCGGGGGAAAACGCCTGAACAACGGCAGGCGATCGCCTCGGAGTTAGGCATCCATCTCCAATATGTGAATAAATGGGTGGCAATGGCTGAATTAGCCTCCGTTCCAACAGTCGGCTGTGAATATTGTGGATTATTGTTACACGCCGGGATTGCTTCGATCGCCCAACTGGCTGACTTACCCATCCACCGATTACACCAACAACTTTTAAGGGTCCAAGTTGCCAATCTCCAACGCCGGGACCTTTGTCCCTCTGTGGATGAAGTGACGCGATGGATTCAACAGGCGCGGACACTTGTGAAAGGATGA
- a CDS encoding M16 family metallopeptidase, protein MIALLVTLLLWSGISLNPALGREQVSPAKTQSIQPYLDRVAEKISEFTLDNGLKFIVLERHTAPVVSFLTYADVGGTNEPEGKTGVAHFLEHLAFKGTQRIGTRNYRAEKELLEKLDRLDAQIRTATAAGKTAEAQRLQAEFDKTEAAAGELVVQNELGQIVEQSGGVGLNATTSADATRYFYSFPSNKVELWMSLESERFLEPVFREFYREKQVILEERRMRTDNSPIGKMIEEFLQTAFVTHPYRQPVIGYPQDLVNLRREDVQEFFETYYVPNNLTIAVVGDVDPENVRQLAQTYFGRYKAGPTPPKVDKTEPPQTEPREVVVRFPSEPWYLEGYHRPAINHPDNVVYELMAQILSSGRTSRLYKSLVEEQQVALTAQGLNGFPGEKYENLMLFYGLTAPGHTVEEVATALQEQINRLTVEEVSTEELERVKTQARAGVLRSLASNQGMASLLVEYQIKTGDWRNLFQELEQIAAVTPKDIRRVSRQTFRPENRTVGLLLPEEKS, encoded by the coding sequence ATGATCGCCCTTTTGGTCACGCTTCTCCTCTGGTCCGGGATTTCATTAAACCCGGCACTGGGTCGAGAGCAAGTTTCCCCAGCTAAAACTCAGTCAATCCAGCCTTACTTAGACCGGGTTGCGGAGAAAATTAGCGAGTTTACCCTCGATAATGGACTCAAGTTTATCGTTTTAGAACGACATACCGCCCCGGTTGTTTCATTTCTAACATACGCTGATGTTGGCGGCACCAACGAACCGGAAGGCAAAACCGGCGTTGCCCACTTTTTAGAGCATTTAGCCTTTAAAGGGACTCAGCGCATTGGGACCCGCAACTATCGAGCCGAGAAAGAGCTGCTCGAAAAACTCGATCGCCTTGATGCTCAAATTAGAACCGCTACAGCCGCTGGAAAAACTGCCGAAGCTCAACGGTTACAAGCCGAATTTGACAAAACCGAAGCGGCTGCCGGTGAGTTGGTCGTCCAGAACGAATTGGGTCAAATTGTCGAACAATCCGGAGGCGTTGGACTCAATGCTACCACGTCTGCCGATGCCACTCGCTATTTCTACAGCTTTCCTTCCAATAAGGTAGAACTCTGGATGTCCCTAGAGTCTGAGCGTTTCCTTGAACCCGTCTTTCGCGAATTCTATCGGGAAAAACAGGTGATTCTCGAAGAGAGAAGAATGCGGACGGATAACTCCCCCATTGGCAAAATGATTGAGGAATTTCTACAAACTGCCTTTGTGACGCATCCCTATCGCCAACCTGTGATTGGCTATCCCCAGGATTTAGTCAATCTGCGGCGTGAAGATGTCCAGGAGTTTTTTGAGACTTATTACGTTCCCAACAATTTGACGATCGCGGTTGTTGGAGATGTGGACCCAGAGAATGTGCGGCAATTGGCACAGACTTATTTTGGGCGCTACAAAGCCGGACCCACTCCTCCGAAGGTGGACAAAACCGAGCCTCCCCAGACGGAACCGAGAGAGGTGGTGGTTCGGTTTCCCTCGGAACCTTGGTATTTAGAAGGATATCACCGTCCAGCTATCAATCATCCGGATAATGTAGTGTATGAATTGATGGCTCAAATTCTCAGTTCTGGACGGACTTCTCGCCTCTACAAATCCCTTGTAGAAGAACAGCAAGTGGCTTTGACGGCGCAGGGTTTGAATGGATTTCCCGGAGAAAAGTATGAGAATTTAATGCTATTTTATGGCCTGACTGCTCCCGGGCATACGGTGGAAGAAGTGGCAACTGCTTTGCAAGAGCAAATCAATCGGCTGACGGTGGAAGAAGTGTCCACAGAAGAGTTAGAGCGGGTTAAAACCCAAGCCCGAGCGGGAGTGTTGCGATCGCTGGCTTCTAATCAAGGGATGGCGAGTTTGTTGGTGGAATATCAAATTAAAACCGGCGATTGGCGCAATTTATTTCAAGAGTTAGAGCAAATTGCGGCGGTGACACCCAAAGACATTCGGCGCGTCTCTCGTCAAACATTCCGGCCCGAAAATCGGACCGTGGGACTGCTGCTGCCCGAGGAAAAATCGTAA
- a CDS encoding M16 family metallopeptidase has product MSQRMVTSKNKPTKYWIVLLVLPVIWLLFNAGIVTAESAKHYTDLEFAPPPEIVLPPFERFELENGMVVYLMEDRELPLVSGTALIRTGDRWEPGNQTGLGQILGQVLRTGGTTLHSPNELNELLERRAASVETSIDTTSASASFSALSQDLNEVFGLFAEVIRTPAFAPEQIELAKSQQSGAIARRNDSPSAIASREFQKLIYGENSPYARTIEYETLSNISRSDVVQFYQRYFHPNNMILGIVGDFEKAEMRRLIEQKLGDWKPGPTISKNIAELSPTAQAQQGGVFFVERPQLTQSTIQIGHLGGELNSPDYPALSVLNGVLNGFGGRLFNQVRSREGLAYSVYGVWSPRYDYPGMFIAGGQTRSEATVPFIQSVFREIERIRTEPITAEELQYAKDTTLNSFIFNFADPSQTLSRLMRYEYYGYPEDFIFQYRRGVENTTIEDVQRVAQKYLNPNQLVTLVVGNPMEINPPLSSLTPDNQVTSIDVTIPEPSRS; this is encoded by the coding sequence ATGAGTCAGAGAATGGTTACATCTAAGAATAAGCCCACAAAATATTGGATTGTGCTGTTGGTTTTGCCGGTGATATGGTTGCTGTTTAATGCGGGGATTGTCACCGCAGAATCAGCGAAGCATTATACGGATTTGGAGTTTGCACCGCCTCCGGAAATTGTGTTACCACCTTTCGAGCGCTTTGAGCTAGAGAATGGCATGGTGGTATATTTGATGGAGGACCGGGAACTGCCTTTAGTTTCGGGGACGGCTTTAATTCGCACAGGAGATCGCTGGGAACCGGGGAATCAAACTGGACTCGGCCAAATTCTCGGTCAAGTATTACGAACGGGGGGAACAACGTTGCATTCCCCGAATGAATTAAATGAGTTGCTAGAACGTCGCGCTGCTTCAGTGGAAACGAGCATTGATACCACTTCTGCATCAGCTAGTTTTAGTGCCTTAAGTCAGGATTTGAATGAGGTGTTTGGACTGTTTGCTGAAGTGATCAGAACTCCGGCATTTGCTCCGGAGCAAATTGAGTTAGCAAAAAGCCAACAATCTGGGGCGATCGCCCGTCGGAATGATTCCCCCAGTGCCATCGCCTCTCGGGAATTCCAAAAGCTGATTTATGGGGAAAATAGCCCCTATGCTCGGACGATTGAATATGAAACCTTGAGCAATATTTCTCGGTCCGATGTGGTGCAATTTTACCAGCGCTATTTCCATCCCAATAACATGATTTTGGGCATTGTAGGAGATTTTGAAAAGGCGGAAATGCGTAGGCTAATTGAGCAGAAATTGGGCGACTGGAAACCCGGTCCAACCATCAGCAAAAATATTGCGGAGTTATCCCCAACTGCTCAAGCTCAACAAGGGGGAGTCTTTTTCGTGGAACGCCCGCAATTAACCCAAAGTACAATTCAAATCGGACATTTGGGTGGGGAGTTAAATAGTCCGGATTATCCGGCGTTGTCGGTTCTGAATGGGGTGCTGAATGGATTTGGCGGACGGTTATTTAATCAGGTGCGATCGCGCGAAGGATTAGCCTATTCTGTCTATGGCGTCTGGAGTCCCCGCTATGATTATCCGGGAATGTTTATTGCCGGGGGTCAAACGCGATCGGAGGCAACGGTGCCATTTATTCAGTCTGTTTTTCGAGAAATCGAACGCATTCGCACCGAGCCGATTACTGCCGAAGAGTTACAGTATGCTAAAGATACCACCCTCAATTCCTTCATCTTCAATTTCGCCGATCCGAGTCAAACCTTGTCTCGGTTAATGCGATATGAATATTATGGATATCCCGAGGATTTTATCTTCCAATATCGGCGCGGTGTCGAAAACACGACCATTGAAGATGTGCAGCGAGTCGCACAAAAATACTTGAACCCGAATCAGTTAGTTACCCTAGTGGTGGGGAATCCGATGGAGATTAACCCTCCCTTAAGTAGTCTGACTCCTGATAATCAGGTGACTTCCATTGACGTGACAATTCCAGAACCCTCAAGAAGTTAA